Sequence from the uncultured Flavobacterium sp. genome:
ATCTAACGGAACATTATTTTTAGCACAAAAATCAATTGTTTCCGGAACCCAAGCTGCTCCCGCAGTTGCTGGTCCGCCAACTTTATAGGCTGGATTTACACTTTTGATTCCGCGAGCTGCGTATTCATATAATTTGAAATATTCTTGTTGACTTCCTGTCCAAAAACCCGGAGATAAATTTGGTTCGTTCCAAACTTCAAAATACCATGTTTTCACTTCTTCAGCTCCGTAACGTTCTGTAAAATGTTGGGTTAAATTTCGAACTAAATCTTCCCATTTTTTATAATCTTTCGGAGGTGTAACATTTCCTTTCCACCAAAAAATAGTCTGATTTCCACTTGCCAAAGCTGATGGCATAAAACCTAATTCGACAAAAGGTTTCATTTTTATGCTGATTAAAAAATCATACAAAGCATCAATATATTGGTAATTATATTCTGGATTTCCTTTTGAATCTTCGCGATAAACCGCCATATCATCAGACAATAAACCGTGTATTCTAATGTATTTAAAATCACATTCTTTTTTGGTCATTGCCAATTGTTGTTGCCAATCGGCGCGTAAACCTTCATTTGCTCTTCCGGCGCCAACACATTCTTTGAACATTGTGTTTAATGCTCCTGAAGTTTTCTTGAAATCTACTTTTATGATTCGGTTTTCAGCATTAGTATTTTGTCCAAACAATTTGACATTGATTAGACTTAGCAAAATAAATAGTAGGATTAGATTTCTTTTCATTGTAATTATTTCACGTTTATTTTCTTGTTCAGAAGAATATTATCCGATGCATTTCCTATTTGAATTTCAATTGTATTATTTTCTAATTCAAATTGTTGTTTGGCTGTATTCCAATATTCTAAATCTTTTGCTTTTAAAATTAAAGAAACGTTCTTGGTTTCTCCGGCTTTAAAGAAAACTCTCTGAAATGCTTTTAGTTCTTTTTCAGGACGTTCTACTTTTGAATTTAATTGTTTTACATACAATTGAATCACTTCGTCTCCGTCTTTATTTCCAGTATTTGTAATAGAAACTGTGACTTTTACTTCTCCGTTTTTAGTGATTGTTTCTGAATTGGTTTCAATTGAATTATATTTGAAAGTCGTATAACTCAATCCGTGGCCAAAAGCATACAATGGTTTTCCTTTGAAATACATATAAGTTCTGCCATTTCGAATATTATAATCTAATAACTCCGGTAAATCTGTAATTTCCTTAACCCAAGTTTGCGTTAATCTTCCGGCAGGATTGTAATCTCCAAATAAAACATCGGCTAAAGCTGTTCCTGTTTCCTGACTATTTTGTGTCATATGCAAAATTGCAGGAACGTGTTCTTGCGTCCAGTTTATCGCATATGGAAAACTGCTAATCAAGGCAACAACGGTTTTAGGATTTGCCTGATAAACGACTTTAATTAAATCTTCTTGTTCTAAAGTCAACGATTGGCGATCGACGGCTTCTTTGCCTTCGCTTGGAACGGGACAATTTGCCCAACCTGCATCACAAACCGGATGGTTTCCGACAATAACAATTACTACATCTGCTTTTTTAGCTATTTCTGCTGCTTTTCCGTCGATGTTGTTTTTAGCGTAAAGAATTTCAACATTGTTCCCCAATTTATTTTTAATTCCCTGTAAAGGTGTAATTGTATAAGGTGGAGTTCCGCTGTACCAATCCAAAAGTACTTGATCGGCACGCGGTCCGATTATGGCAATTGTCTTTAATTTATCCTTTTGCAAAGGCAATAATCCATTCTCATTTTTAAGTAAAACAATAGATTTTTGCGTTGCTTCAAGAGCGATTTTTTTATGCGCTTCGGTTTTCCACGGATCGATTGTATCGTTTTTTGTTCCAATTTTCGAATATGGATTTTCATCTGAAGTATCCAACATTCCAAGTTGAATCATCACTCTGTAATCACCGCGAATAACGGCATCAATATCTTTTTCTTTTAAATATCCATGCGAAAGTGCTCCATAAATACCTTCTGTATATTCATCTAAAAATTGATTAATTCCCGCTTTTATAGCTGCGGCAGCTCCAAGAAATTGATCTGCGTAATATTTATGATCTGAAAGCAATAATCTGAATGCGCCTCCATCTGTGCAGATAATTCCGTTTTGTCCCCATTCTTTTTGGGTAATGTCTTTTAGCATCGGGTGAACCATTGCCGGAATTCCGTTTACTTTATTATATGACGCCATATAAGCGCGAGAACCTCCTTCGACAACGCCCATCTGAAAAGGCAAAGAATAATATTCGCGCCAAAGTCTTTCGTCAAAATCAGATGATGTATAAGTTCTGCCGTCTTCATTGCTATTGGCTAAAAAGTGTTTCATTAACGAAGCCGTTTGCCAATATTTTGGATTATTTCCTTGCAATCCTTTTACAAATGCAACGGTCATTTTTCCGTTAAAAAAAGCATCTTCTCCGTAACTTTCTTCGGTACGTCCCCAACGCGGATCTCTTGCAATATCTGCATTTGGAGCACGAACAACTAATCCGCCGCGATGGTATTTCTGAAATGCATAACGGGTTTCATAACCTTCTACTTGTGCAACTTTTTGAAGTAAATCAACATCCCAAGTTTCTCCCAAACCATAAGCCTGTGGAAAAGTAGTTGTTGTAACGGGTTGTTTATTTTTTCCGCCCCATTCTCCTGGTCCGCCAAGTGCCAAACCGTGCAATCCTTCTACATGACCAGTTCCTACAACTCCCAATCTTTTTATGGATGGATTTGTGCTTAAAGCCTGAACTTTCTCGTCAAGCGTCATCAGCGATAACAAATTATCAATACGCTTTTCAGTATCTAATTTAGGATTCTGAAAAGGATATTGTTTTTGCTGCGACAACACCAAATTGATCGACAAAATAAAAACGATATGCAGAATGAGGTTTTTCATTTAAAAAAATTGTGGTTATTAAACCCGACAATTTTTTGAATCTATCGGGTTTGAAATTTTTATAAATTATATTTTTTTAATCTAATCGTTGAATCGTTGTGTTAGTAAACCCGACAGGTTTTTGAAACCTGTCGGGTTTGATAATCTACATCGAAAATCTATAGTTTTTTGAATCTAATTGCTGTTCCTCCAGCGCCGCCTAAATGTAATTTTAGTGAATCTGAAGCTTTAACGGTTTTCTTAGAAATCGCTACTGCTGATGGATTGTGTGTTTCGTCAGTTCCTTCGGCGTCAGCATAAATCTGTGCTTCGTAAGTAGCGCTTGGATCTAAGAATGATAAAGAAACATTTACGTCTCTTGCGTTTTCATTTGTGATTGTTCCTAAATACCAATCGGCGCTGTTTCTGTCTTTACGAGCTGTTGTGATGTATTCTCCAATTTTTCCGTCTAATACTTTTGTGTCTTCCCAATCTGTTGGAACATCTTTTAAGAATTGTAATGCTGGTTTTCCTTCGTAATTTTCAGGAAGATCTGCCATCATCTGGATTGGTGCGTAAATCGTAACGTACAATGCTAATTGTTGCGCTGTAGTTCCGTGAACTCTTTTTCCAGGATATCCTTGTTTTACCTCAACATCAAAAATTCCCGGTGTAAAATCCATTGGTCCCGAAAGTAATCTTGTGAATGGAAGAATCGTTAAGTGATTTGGCGGATTTCCTTCGCTCCAAGCGTTATATTCTTGTCCACGTGCTGCTTCTCTTGAAACCATGTTTGGAAAAGTTCTGCGTTCTCCTGTATCTTTTATCGATTCGTGGTATAAAACGGCTAAATCATATTGCGCTGCTTTTTCAAGAATATATCTGAAATAATTTACCCCAAATTGTCCGAAATGCATTTCTTTCATGTTTAATTTAGAACCTACGTGTCCAATTTTAACAGAGTGCATTCCTAACTTTTTGTACAATGCAAAACCTTCATCAACTTCTTTTAAATAGTTAATTAAGTTGGATCCTGTTTCGTGATATCCAATAAGTGCAACGCCTTTTTTGTTTCCGTATTCAACTACTTTTTCTAAGTCGAAATTGTCTGCACTTTTCGTGAAGCTAAACATATGCATATGATTTTCATACCATTGTGGCGTCCAACCTTTGTTCCAGCCTTCGATCAATAAATGATGAAATCCTTCTTTTGCTGTGAAATCAATATATTCTTCGGCGTGTTTTGTTGTTGCGCCTTGTTTGTCACTTTCCCAAAAAGTATATTTTCCAATGTGCATTCCCCACCAAATTCCGAAGTATTTGTATGGTTTGAAATAACTTGCTGTGTTTTTTAATTTGTTCGGATCGTTTAGATTTAAAATCAAATAAGAGGTAATCAAATCTGCTGGTTTCTCCCCAATTTGAAGCGTTCTCCATGAAGAAGTGAAAGTATCTTTTACACGAACTTTTACGCCATCAGACCACGGCACTAAATCAGATTTAAGTTGTGTTCCTGTTGTGTTTACCAAAGTCATACTGGCAAAATCAACCAAATTTGCTTCGTGAAAACTCAATGCTAATCCGCTTTTGCTTTCGATTGTAAGCGGCGTCAAAACGGTATCAAGCGTACTTACAGGCGCATCTTTAAAAAGATATTCGTCACGGTTTTCTCTGTTTGCCGGAATCCACCATGCTTTTCCATCTTCTTTTAAGTTAAAAGTCGTTTTTTCATCCATAATGAAAATACTGTCTTTTACATTTTGTTTTGGATATACATATCTAAAAGCGATTCCGTCATCAAACGCACGAAATTGAATTTCAAGTTTACGTTTGTTTCCTGCTTTTTGTTGTAATTGAACCGAAAGCTGATTGTAATGATTTCTAATGTTTTTCTTTTCTCCCCAAACTTGTTCCCAGGTTTCATCAAATGTGGAGTTTTTCACACTTTTGATTTCGAAATCAGAACTTAAGTTTTCATTTCCTTTTAATAAAAATCCCATATCTGATGGTGTAATCACTTCGGTTTTTCCGTGTGAAACAGCATATTTTGGAGCATTTTTTACTAATTCGAATTTAATTTTGTTTTGCCCGTTTGGCGATGCCAATTCATAAGCATTTTTACTTTTCTGACTGTATCCAATCGAAACTGAAAGGATTAAAGCGGGAAGAATGAGGTAATTTTTCATGATATTTTTCTTAATTCATTTTATTAAATCGGGTGTTGCTTATGAGACTTCACCCGATTTAGAAACTCAACAAAAACTTATTTTTATCCTAATTGGGATTATTTTTTGCCACCGATTAAAAGATTCCAAAAGATTTTTCTAACTAATTAACCATGATATAATCCATTAGAATTCTTTAAATCTGTGGCATATATTTTTCTAATCTGTGACTTATTTTTCTCTCGCAGATTTGGCAGATTGAGCAGATTTTTAATTCTTTTCTCTATTTTATCCCGTAGGGATTTAATATTGGTAAAAAACAGAAAACCCGTTTCAATGTCCCGTCAGGGACTATACATGTTCTTATTTTGTGTATTCCCTAACGGGAAAAATGACTACAACACTTGATATTTATTGCTACCGATATTAAATCCCTACGGGATAAAAGCAACAGATTTATTTTATCCACTCTGTTTTAAGAGTTGTTTTTCCTTGTAATGGGTTTGAAGTTACGTCAAAATTGTTTCCGTTTTTGGTCACTTTTATTTCTTTTACTGAATCTCCGTCTGGCAAAAATACTTTGGCTGTAGCCGAAGTTGTTTTATCACTTGCATAAACCTTCAAAGTTAATTTGCTCCAATCCATATCTTTTGTAGATTGTGCCAAAGCGATGTGAGGCAATGCGGTTCCGTCTTTTACTAAAACTACGATTGGTACTTCGCCTGCTTTAATTTTATGCCATCCAGATTGGTATACTTTTTTGGTTTGGTAATCAATCCATGTTCCTTCCGGAAGGTAAACGTCTCTTTCTGTAACTTCTTCAAAAAGTGGCGCCACCAACATACTTGATCCAAATAAATATTCGTTGTCTACCAACCAAGCGCCCGGATCATTTGGATATTCTACAAATAAAGCTCGCATCATTGGTAATCCTTTTTGTGAACTTTCTTTCGCCTGAGCGTAGATATATGGCATTAATTCGTAACGCATATTATCTGCTTTTCTAAATCCTTCAAGGAAATCTTTGCTGTACAACCAAGGTTCGCGCGGAGGTTCGCCGTGGCTTCTTACGTGTGAAGTAAACATCCCGAAAGGTGCCCATCTTCTGTATAAATTCTCTGGTGATTTTGTTGCAAATCCTCCAACATCATGACTCCAGAAACTGAATCCGCTTAATCCTAATGAAAGTCCACCACGTAATTCTGCCGACATTGCTCCGTTTGAAGTTTCTGCATCTCCACCCCAATGTAACGGATAACGTTGAGATCCTGCCCAAGTACTTCTTGCCCAGATTAAAGTGTATCCTTTTTCTTTCTGAGTAATTTCGGCGACAGCCTTATTGTATCTTAACGGATATAAATTATGTTCGTAAAATCCTGTTCTTCCTGAATGGTAAATTCCGTCTGGCGGAGCTGCTTCTCCAAAATCTACTTTGAAAACCGAAACTCCTTGGTCGAATAAATGTTTCAATTTTGCCTGATACCAAGTTACGGTTTCTGGATTTGAGAAATCAAGAACGGCATCTTCATACGGAAGATTTCCTTTACGATCTCTTACGGCTAAATTCTTATCCATGATTTCGTTAAACAAGGTATTCTTTGGTGAGAAATACGGCAATTGCCATAAACACACATGAAAACCATCGTCTTTTAAATCTGACATCATTTTTTCGGCATCTGGAAAACGTGCTTTTGCAAACTCATAATTGTTTCTCCAATCTACATCAAACCAACCTGTATCAAAGTGAATTACATCTGTTGGAATTTTATATTTACGTAAATCTTTTGCTACTTCTCTTCCTTCTTTTTCAGAGAAATAAGTGATTCGGCTCATCCAGAAACCAAATGACCAAAGTGGTGGCATTGCTGCTTTTCCGGTTAAATCTGTGTATTGATCTAAAACGTCTTTTGGTTCTCCGATAAAGAAAAACAAATCGGCTTCGTCGTCACCAATATACATTTCGTTTGCACTTGAATAATATCTACCAAAGTCAACTGTAATTGGTGTCGAATGGTGCATGAAAACTCCGTAACCACGGCTACTCATATAAAATGGAACGGGTTTGTACATCGTTTCATTCTGAATTCCGTTTGCATCATCTGTCCATAAAACAACTTTTTGTCCGCGTTTGTTGAATTGTGTGAATGATTCTCCACAACCAAATATTTTTTCGTCTGGTTCTAAACTAAAAGCAGCTCCCATACTTCTTGAATAATCGCTGTTTCTGCGCACATACGAAAACGGAAGTGTTGGTGTATAGGTGTTTTTGAAATCGGAATCGTGAAGTGTACTTGTCAACAATTTTCCGGTTTCATCGTAAATTTTTACGTGCCACGGTTTTGTCAAAATTTCTACTCTTCCGTGTTTGCTGGTATAACTGTGACCGCCTTCGATTTTAGAATATTTCCATAATTCAGGATGATTTGGCGCAACGCCGTTAATCAACATTAGAGATTCTTTTTCAGGGTGAAATTGTGGTCCTGAAGTAGTTTTGATTCGGATGGTTCTGTCTGAAACAAACTGAATTTGAAACGGCAATTCCGGTGAAGCCTGATATTCTGTTGTTGGAAATTCGTTTGCTTCAACAACATCAGGTTTCATCATCATATTGTTGAATGCCTGACGTGTTTTATAATTATATCTCAGATATTTTATGGTTCCTTTTCCTGTTGCAGGATCAAAATTTGTCAATTCATCTGCAAAATAAAAGGTGTTCAGATAATTCTGAAAATCCTTGCTGATATCTATCGGAGCATTTAGCACATCTGCGTTCTGAATTTGTGCAGTCGCTTTTGGCGAAAGCAGCAATCCAAAGATAAAGGCTGAAAACAATGTGGTTAGTTGTGAGTTTTTCATTAGTTTAGTTTTTGTATTTCCTTCCTGCAAGGTTTTCAAAACCTTGTAGGTCTCTTGTTTTTATTCTATACTTTACTATTTATACCTACAAGGTTTTGAAAACCTTGCAGGAAAGACGCGTCGTTATTCTGCTGTAATTACAATTGTTGCTGGTTTTAGTCCATTCGCTTTAGCGGTTAATTCTAATCTTCCTGTTTTATTTTCCGATTGAACTATAACTAAACATTTTCCGTTAAGTGCCGTGTGTTTTGAACCTTTGAACGGTTCGTGACTTACTGGATCTCCGCTGCAAACGCCTACAATTTTTCCGTTTCCTTTTAATGAAAAGTTGATTTCGTTATTGGCATTTGGAGCCAAAGTTCCTTTTGCATCGAGAATATCTACAGTTACAAAAGACAAATCATTTCCGTCTGCTTTGATGTTGCTTCTGTCTGCTGTAAGTTTTAAATTATCAGGATTTCCGGCTGTTTTGATTTCGGTTTCCAGAACTGTTTTTCCATTTTTACGAGAGATTGCTTTTAGTGTTCCGGGTTGAAAAGGAATTCTCCACATTACGTGCAAATCTTCTCCTTTTTTACTACGAACTCCAACTGATTTTCCGTTAAGGAAAAGTTCAACCTCATCTGCTTTATTATAATATGCCCAAACATCTACGGTTTGTCCCACTTTCCAATTCCAATGTGGAAAAATATGCAGAACGGTTTTGTCTGTCCATTCGCTTTGGTACATATAATAAACGTCTTTTGGGAAACCGGCTAAATCGACAATTCCGAAATATGAACTTACTGATGGCCATTCATATGGAGTTGGTTCTCCAATATAATCGAAACCTGTCCAGATATACATTCCGGAAAGGAAATCGTATTTTTTAATTACTTTCCAAGTTGCTTCGTGTGTTGAACCCCAAGGTGTTTGAACCTGATCGTAAGCCGAAACGGTATTTCCAGGATTTCCTTTTGTGAATTTTTGATCCCAACTTACCGGCCATTTTTTTATAGTATCTGAAACATTATCATAATAACCGCGA
This genomic interval carries:
- a CDS encoding glycoside hydrolase family 3 C-terminal domain-containing protein, yielding MKNLILHIVFILSINLVLSQQKQYPFQNPKLDTEKRIDNLLSLMTLDEKVQALSTNPSIKRLGVVGTGHVEGLHGLALGGPGEWGGKNKQPVTTTTFPQAYGLGETWDVDLLQKVAQVEGYETRYAFQKYHRGGLVVRAPNADIARDPRWGRTEESYGEDAFFNGKMTVAFVKGLQGNNPKYWQTASLMKHFLANSNEDGRTYTSSDFDERLWREYYSLPFQMGVVEGGSRAYMASYNKVNGIPAMVHPMLKDITQKEWGQNGIICTDGGAFRLLLSDHKYYADQFLGAAAAIKAGINQFLDEYTEGIYGALSHGYLKEKDIDAVIRGDYRVMIQLGMLDTSDENPYSKIGTKNDTIDPWKTEAHKKIALEATQKSIVLLKNENGLLPLQKDKLKTIAIIGPRADQVLLDWYSGTPPYTITPLQGIKNKLGNNVEILYAKNNIDGKAAEIAKKADVVIVIVGNHPVCDAGWANCPVPSEGKEAVDRQSLTLEQEDLIKVVYQANPKTVVALISSFPYAINWTQEHVPAILHMTQNSQETGTALADVLFGDYNPAGRLTQTWVKEITDLPELLDYNIRNGRTYMYFKGKPLYAFGHGLSYTTFKYNSIETNSETITKNGEVKVTVSITNTGNKDGDEVIQLYVKQLNSKVERPEKELKAFQRVFFKAGETKNVSLILKAKDLEYWNTAKQQFELENNTIEIQIGNASDNILLNKKINVK
- a CDS encoding glycoside hydrolase family 97 protein; the protein is MKNYLILPALILSVSIGYSQKSKNAYELASPNGQNKIKFELVKNAPKYAVSHGKTEVITPSDMGFLLKGNENLSSDFEIKSVKNSTFDETWEQVWGEKKNIRNHYNQLSVQLQQKAGNKRKLEIQFRAFDDGIAFRYVYPKQNVKDSIFIMDEKTTFNLKEDGKAWWIPANRENRDEYLFKDAPVSTLDTVLTPLTIESKSGLALSFHEANLVDFASMTLVNTTGTQLKSDLVPWSDGVKVRVKDTFTSSWRTLQIGEKPADLITSYLILNLNDPNKLKNTASYFKPYKYFGIWWGMHIGKYTFWESDKQGATTKHAEEYIDFTAKEGFHHLLIEGWNKGWTPQWYENHMHMFSFTKSADNFDLEKVVEYGNKKGVALIGYHETGSNLINYLKEVDEGFALYKKLGMHSVKIGHVGSKLNMKEMHFGQFGVNYFRYILEKAAQYDLAVLYHESIKDTGERRTFPNMVSREAARGQEYNAWSEGNPPNHLTILPFTRLLSGPMDFTPGIFDVEVKQGYPGKRVHGTTAQQLALYVTIYAPIQMMADLPENYEGKPALQFLKDVPTDWEDTKVLDGKIGEYITTARKDRNSADWYLGTITNENARDVNVSLSFLDPSATYEAQIYADAEGTDETHNPSAVAISKKTVKASDSLKLHLGGAGGTAIRFKKL
- a CDS encoding glycoside hydrolase family 31 protein, with the protein product MKNSQLTTLFSAFIFGLLLSPKATAQIQNADVLNAPIDISKDFQNYLNTFYFADELTNFDPATGKGTIKYLRYNYKTRQAFNNMMMKPDVVEANEFPTTEYQASPELPFQIQFVSDRTIRIKTTSGPQFHPEKESLMLINGVAPNHPELWKYSKIEGGHSYTSKHGRVEILTKPWHVKIYDETGKLLTSTLHDSDFKNTYTPTLPFSYVRRNSDYSRSMGAAFSLEPDEKIFGCGESFTQFNKRGQKVVLWTDDANGIQNETMYKPVPFYMSSRGYGVFMHHSTPITVDFGRYYSSANEMYIGDDEADLFFFIGEPKDVLDQYTDLTGKAAMPPLWSFGFWMSRITYFSEKEGREVAKDLRKYKIPTDVIHFDTGWFDVDWRNNYEFAKARFPDAEKMMSDLKDDGFHVCLWQLPYFSPKNTLFNEIMDKNLAVRDRKGNLPYEDAVLDFSNPETVTWYQAKLKHLFDQGVSVFKVDFGEAAPPDGIYHSGRTGFYEHNLYPLRYNKAVAEITQKEKGYTLIWARSTWAGSQRYPLHWGGDAETSNGAMSAELRGGLSLGLSGFSFWSHDVGGFATKSPENLYRRWAPFGMFTSHVRSHGEPPREPWLYSKDFLEGFRKADNMRYELMPYIYAQAKESSQKGLPMMRALFVEYPNDPGAWLVDNEYLFGSSMLVAPLFEEVTERDVYLPEGTWIDYQTKKVYQSGWHKIKAGEVPIVVLVKDGTALPHIALAQSTKDMDWSKLTLKVYASDKTTSATAKVFLPDGDSVKEIKVTKNGNNFDVTSNPLQGKTTLKTEWIK